GGCAACTGCCTTTTCTAATCGTTCACGTATTAAAACGAGCCGTTTGGGGTCCAACGTTTCTACTTTTACAAGCAATTTTTGGATGTTGGTAATTCGCAATATAAATTCCCTTTCTAAAACTGCGCCTTCTTTGATGCGAAAACTCAGTAATTCGTCAAGGGCTGTTTCCATACACTGGGCTATGGTTTGAAATTCTTCGCCTGAAACCTCTTCAAGGGTAGTTTGGAGTGCATCGGGCATACGTACTGCCATTTTCAGTAACTCCGTAGTATCGCCATCAACGATATTTTTAAGTTGTTGAATATACGATTTAACGATGCTTTCATTTACTTTGGAAGGGGTTTGCGTTCCTGTGTTTTCAACAAAAAGACTAAAATCAATTTTACCACGTTGCAGACGATCGGAAATGCGTTTCCTGATTTCGAGTTCTTTTTCTCGATACGCCAACGGAATTCGTGTATTGATGTCAGCATTTTTACTATTGAGTGATTTGATTTCAATGGTGATGCGTTTATCGGTAAGCTGTGTGGCGCTTTTGCCAAAGCCGGTCATAGAGTGTATCATTGACTAAACATTTGTTAGAAGTGAGCAAAAGTAATAAAAAGAATTCGAAAATGGAGTAGATTTAATAATAAGCTGCTCAATAGATTATTTTTTTGAAATCTAAAATGAGGCTTAGAGCCTGTTTAAAAAAGATATTACAAAAATTCGTATTGAGAATTTTTATAAAAACAAAAAAAATGATTGTCAGCTGTTGATATTAAATATTTTTTCGTAACTTTTTGGTGAATAAACAATTATGTTACGATGAAAAATTATCCAACAGATATCACTGACAATCAGTGGCAATTTATAAAAAAACTTTGAATTTCAATGAAAGAAAGCGAAAACACGATTTAAGAACTATTTGGAACGCCAT
This genomic window from Capnocytophaga canimorsus contains:
- a CDS encoding YicC/YloC family endoribonuclease; its protein translation is MIHSMTGFGKSATQLTDKRITIEIKSLNSKNADINTRIPLAYREKELEIRKRISDRLQRGKIDFSLFVENTGTQTPSKVNESIVKSYIQQLKNIVDGDTTELLKMAVRMPDALQTTLEEVSGEEFQTIAQCMETALDELLSFRIKEGAVLEREFILRITNIQKLLVKVETLDPKRLVLIRERLEKAVAEMQNVDVNRFEQELIFYLEKLDITEEKIRLKNHLDYFLETLQLPESNGRKLGFIAQEIGREINTLGSKANFSPIQQLVVQMKDELEKIKEQVLNVL